A genomic region of Thiohalophilus sp. contains the following coding sequences:
- a CDS encoding flavin prenyltransferase UbiX yields the protein MSDSAERPVILALTGASGAPYALRLLQCLLEKQRPVYLLVSKAAQMVLQMESELDIPSRPADMQAWFTEYYQTDPGLLTVFGKEQWTAPIASGSHNAGHMVICPCTTGTLAAVANGNSDNLIERAADVMLKEQRKLIMLVREMPLSVIHLENMLRLARAGATIMPANPGFYYQPQSVSDLVDFVVARILEHLGIEQSLTRSWGEPVPE from the coding sequence ATGTCCGATTCTGCTGAGCGTCCCGTAATTCTCGCCCTGACGGGAGCGTCGGGAGCACCCTATGCGCTGCGACTTCTGCAATGCCTGTTGGAAAAACAGCGGCCAGTCTATCTGTTGGTCTCCAAGGCGGCGCAAATGGTATTGCAAATGGAGAGTGAACTGGATATTCCCTCTCGCCCGGCGGACATGCAGGCCTGGTTTACCGAGTACTACCAGACCGATCCGGGATTGTTGACCGTATTTGGCAAAGAGCAGTGGACCGCGCCTATCGCCAGTGGCTCGCATAATGCCGGTCACATGGTGATCTGCCCCTGCACGACCGGCACACTGGCGGCGGTGGCCAATGGCAATAGCGATAACCTGATCGAACGGGCCGCGGACGTGATGCTCAAAGAGCAGCGTAAATTGATCATGCTCGTGCGGGAAATGCCTCTGTCGGTGATCCACCTTGAAAATATGTTGCGTCTTGCACGTGCCGGCGCCACCATCATGCCGGCCAATCCCGGTTTTTACTACCAGCCGCAGAGTGTTTCGGATCTGGTCGATTTCGTTGTTGCCCGGATTCTGGAACATCTGGGTATCGAGCAGTCCCTGACCCGCTCCTGGGGCGAGCCTGTTCCCGAATGA
- a CDS encoding LON peptidase substrate-binding domain-containing protein encodes MKVTLPLFPLNTVLFPGGVLPLRIFEPRYLDMVSQCLRTDCGIGVVLIQQGQEVGKAAETYNVGTLCKIRYWNRRPDGMLGVTLEGEQRFSILSRQINKNQSIEAEVELLPEIIGGSLPDSQQYLARILDNILSQLEPPYSTMQKHLGDEEWVASRLIELLPLDMEVKQRLLSVDNASQKLVEVAAVLKQQPED; translated from the coding sequence ATGAAAGTCACCCTTCCCCTGTTTCCCCTCAACACCGTTCTGTTCCCCGGCGGCGTGTTGCCGCTGCGTATTTTCGAGCCGCGTTATCTGGATATGGTAAGCCAGTGCCTGCGCACCGATTGCGGTATCGGGGTCGTATTGATCCAACAGGGCCAGGAAGTCGGCAAGGCCGCTGAAACCTATAATGTCGGAACACTGTGCAAGATCCGCTACTGGAATCGCCGCCCCGATGGCATGCTGGGGGTGACCCTCGAAGGTGAGCAGCGTTTCAGTATCCTGTCACGCCAGATAAACAAGAACCAGTCCATCGAAGCCGAGGTGGAACTGTTGCCGGAAATTATCGGTGGTTCACTGCCCGATTCACAGCAGTACCTGGCCCGTATACTGGACAATATCCTGAGCCAGCTGGAACCGCCTTATTCAACAATGCAGAAACATCTGGGTGACGAGGAGTGGGTGGCTTCGCGCCTGATAGAATTGTTGCCGCTGGATATGGAAGTCAAACAGCGTTTACTCAGTGTTGATAATGCCAGCCAGAAGCTCGTAGAAGTCGCTGCGGTATTGAAACAGCAGCCCGAAGATTGA
- the mpl gene encoding UDP-N-acetylmuramate:L-alanyl-gamma-D-glutamyl-meso-diaminopimelate ligase — MHIHILGICGTFMGGIAILARQLGHKVTGSDANVYPPMSTQLEEQGITLMAGYEPQHLEPRPDCVVIGNALSRGNPAVEYVLNNDIPYTSGPQWLSEHVLASRWVLGVAGTHGKSTTASMLAWTLEANKLEPGFLIGGVPANFGLSSRIGQMPFFVVEADEYDTAFFDKRSKFVHYRPRTLIMNNLEYDHADIFADLSAIQTQFHHLVRTVPGNGLLIVNQHSPALHEVLAQGCWTPSEYINHAGGWSAQLLEEDGSEFEVSFEGLRQGRVNWSLFGQHNVENALAAIAAARHAGVPAGLAIESLSDFRNIKRRMEIRGKVNGVTVYDDFAHHPTAIATTINGLRRHVGTAPIIAVLEPRSNTMRLGVQREALPAALTQADRVIILRPAGLSWDMAAIFNKSDMPVTVADTTEAILDNILQQLDDDTHVLIMSNGGFDNLHARLLERLQQNNLQE; from the coding sequence ATGCATATTCATATTCTCGGAATTTGCGGCACCTTTATGGGGGGAATCGCGATACTGGCCCGCCAGCTGGGGCATAAGGTGACCGGCTCCGATGCCAATGTTTATCCGCCCATGAGCACCCAGCTTGAAGAGCAGGGGATCACCCTGATGGCGGGCTATGAACCCCAACACCTGGAGCCCCGTCCCGATTGCGTGGTGATCGGCAATGCCCTGTCACGCGGCAATCCTGCTGTGGAATATGTTCTGAATAACGACATTCCCTATACCTCCGGGCCACAATGGTTGTCGGAGCATGTTCTGGCTTCGCGCTGGGTGCTGGGTGTTGCCGGGACGCACGGCAAAAGCACCACGGCCAGCATGCTGGCCTGGACGCTGGAGGCCAACAAGCTTGAGCCCGGCTTTTTGATTGGTGGCGTGCCGGCCAATTTCGGCCTCAGCAGCCGCATCGGGCAGATGCCGTTTTTTGTGGTCGAAGCCGATGAGTACGATACCGCGTTTTTCGACAAACGTTCCAAGTTTGTCCATTATCGGCCGCGTACCCTGATCATGAACAATCTGGAATATGATCATGCCGACATCTTTGCGGATTTAAGCGCGATTCAGACCCAGTTTCATCACCTGGTACGGACAGTGCCCGGCAACGGCCTGTTGATCGTCAATCAGCACAGTCCCGCCCTGCACGAAGTGCTGGCGCAGGGCTGCTGGACGCCCTCGGAATATATCAACCACGCCGGCGGCTGGTCGGCGCAGCTTCTTGAAGAAGACGGCTCGGAGTTTGAAGTCAGTTTTGAGGGGCTGCGCCAGGGCCGGGTCAACTGGTCGCTGTTCGGCCAACACAATGTGGAAAATGCGCTGGCGGCGATTGCCGCTGCCCGCCACGCGGGTGTCCCGGCCGGCCTGGCGATCGAGTCGTTGAGCGATTTTCGCAACATCAAACGGCGCATGGAGATTCGTGGCAAGGTCAACGGTGTCACCGTCTATGACGATTTTGCCCATCACCCGACCGCCATTGCCACGACTATTAATGGTTTGCGTCGCCATGTAGGGACGGCACCGATCATTGCCGTGCTGGAGCCGCGCTCAAACACGATGCGTCTGGGCGTACAGCGTGAGGCATTGCCGGCAGCTTTGACACAGGCCGACAGGGTGATCATTTTGCGTCCGGCTGGTTTGTCATGGGATATGGCTGCTATATTTAACAAGTCGGATATGCCAGTGACTGTCGCTGATACCACCGAGGCAATTCTCGACAATATTCTGCAGCAGCTTGATGATGACACACATGTGTTGATCATGAGTAACGGCGGATTCGATAATCTGCACGCGCGTCTGCTTGAGCGGTTGCAACAAAACAACCTGCAAGAATAA